The proteins below come from a single Mucilaginibacter mali genomic window:
- the mutL gene encoding DNA mismatch repair endonuclease MutL — MSDIIQLLPDAVANQIAAGEVVQRPASAVKELIENAIDAGADKIQLILKDAGKALIQVIDNGCGMSITDARMCFERHATSKIRKADDLFAIRTMGFRGEAMASIAAIAQVELKTRRHDDELGTMILIEGSEVIKQEPCSCNAGTSISIKNLFYNTPARRNFLKSNPVETRHIIDEFQRVALAHPNVFFSMHHDGQEVYHLPASPLKQRIIHLLGNNYNQRLVPVEEDTTIIKLHGYVGKPEFARKTRGEQFFFVNNRFIKDAYLNHAVVTAFEELLPEESYPLYVLFIDIDPSRIDINVHPTKTEIKYQDDKAIYAIIRSAVKRALGKYNITPSLDFDIDNNIQHMITPMPLEDIVAPSISFNPDFNPFVKESKGSITPAPSYSGGSGSYQKASIPANWDTLYEISKREAHVQHALEIDTEQQITVEDQPVSKSSERNLFQVHNRFILSQIKSGFMLISQQAAHERILYERFLHQLENHSGVSQQSLFPQTVTLNSSDFELLKELMNDIRALGFDIREFGPNTVVVDGIPADLNNTSEHALLEHLLEGFKNNLAILKLDKRDNLARALARNAAIKTGTCLSLEEMNVLIDQLFACQMPNLALNGKPVISTFNMNELLERFEK; from the coding sequence ATGAGTGATATTATACAGCTTTTACCGGATGCCGTTGCTAACCAGATAGCAGCCGGTGAAGTTGTGCAGCGCCCCGCGTCGGCAGTGAAGGAATTGATAGAGAACGCCATAGATGCCGGGGCCGATAAGATACAATTGATACTAAAGGATGCAGGCAAGGCCCTTATACAGGTGATAGACAATGGCTGCGGCATGAGCATTACCGATGCCCGCATGTGTTTTGAACGCCATGCCACCTCAAAAATACGCAAGGCCGACGATCTGTTCGCTATCCGTACCATGGGTTTTAGGGGCGAGGCTATGGCCAGTATCGCCGCCATCGCGCAGGTAGAGTTGAAGACCCGCCGTCATGACGACGAGTTGGGTACCATGATATTGATAGAGGGGTCGGAGGTAATTAAGCAGGAGCCATGCTCGTGCAACGCAGGCACTTCCATCAGTATTAAAAACCTGTTTTATAATACGCCTGCCCGCCGCAACTTTCTGAAAAGCAACCCGGTGGAAACGAGGCACATTATCGACGAGTTTCAACGTGTGGCGTTGGCGCATCCTAATGTGTTTTTCAGTATGCACCACGATGGGCAGGAGGTTTACCACCTGCCGGCCTCGCCGCTGAAGCAGCGCATTATCCACCTGTTGGGTAATAACTATAACCAACGCCTGGTACCGGTAGAAGAGGATACCACTATTATTAAACTGCATGGTTATGTAGGCAAGCCAGAGTTTGCCCGCAAAACCCGGGGTGAGCAGTTCTTTTTTGTGAACAACCGCTTTATTAAGGATGCCTATCTTAACCACGCGGTAGTAACGGCGTTTGAAGAACTACTGCCCGAGGAAAGCTACCCGCTGTACGTGCTGTTTATCGATATCGACCCATCGCGCATTGATATCAACGTGCATCCCACCAAAACCGAAATTAAATACCAGGACGATAAGGCCATTTATGCCATTATCCGCTCGGCGGTGAAGCGGGCTTTGGGTAAGTACAACATTACGCCGAGTTTGGATTTTGATATCGACAACAATATCCAGCACATGATAACCCCCATGCCGTTGGAGGATATCGTAGCGCCAAGCATCAGTTTTAACCCTGATTTTAACCCTTTTGTAAAAGAAAGTAAGGGCAGCATTACACCGGCGCCAAGTTATAGCGGTGGTAGCGGCAGCTATCAAAAAGCCAGCATCCCGGCTAACTGGGATACGCTTTACGAGATCAGCAAGCGCGAAGCGCATGTGCAGCACGCGCTGGAGATAGATACCGAACAACAAATTACAGTTGAAGATCAGCCGGTAAGCAAATCGAGCGAACGGAATTTGTTCCAGGTGCATAACCGGTTTATCCTGTCGCAAATTAAATCGGGCTTTATGCTCATTAGCCAGCAGGCCGCGCATGAACGTATTTTATACGAGCGCTTTTTGCATCAGTTGGAAAACCACTCGGGTGTGAGCCAGCAAAGCCTGTTCCCGCAAACGGTAACACTGAACAGCAGCGATTTTGAACTGCTGAAGGAATTGATGAACGATATCCGCGCGCTGGGTTTTGATATCCGCGAGTTTGGCCCGAATACGGTGGTGGTAGATGGTATCCCTGCCGATTTGAACAATACCAGCGAACATGCATTGCTGGAACATTTGCTGGAGGGCTTTAAAAACAACCTGGCCATTTTAAAGTTAGATAAGCGCGATAACCTGGCCCGCGCCCTGGCCCGCAACGCAGCCATAAAAACGGGTACCTGTTTATCTTTAGAAGAAATGAATGTGCTGATCGATCAGCTTTTTGCCTGCCAAATGCCTAACTTGGCACTGAACGGCAAACCGGTCATCAGTACCTTTAATATGAATGAATTGTTAGAACGATTTGAAAAATGA
- a CDS encoding rhomboid family intramembrane serine protease — protein sequence MLQNPFANLTPVVKNLLLLNVVFYIAAYVFGHAGIFDMDGALAAYYPGSPKFRMWQIITYMFMHAPPGNGIGLAHIFFNMFALVSFGPIIEQTIGDKRFFLYYFICGLGALACQIAVQAFEIYSVTGHLFVPGVTLENMATYAPYLGYSEAGIMKLAGVYNVGLVGASGAIFGVLVAFGMLYPDLELMVIPIPVPVKAKYLIPVYIVIELYLGFKQFAGDSVAHTAHLGGALIGFILIKTWGYSRRDRYY from the coding sequence ATGTTACAAAATCCCTTTGCTAATTTAACACCCGTAGTTAAAAACCTGCTGTTATTAAATGTGGTGTTTTATATTGCCGCTTATGTTTTTGGTCATGCCGGTATATTTGATATGGATGGCGCGCTGGCGGCCTATTATCCCGGTTCGCCAAAATTCAGAATGTGGCAGATCATTACTTATATGTTTATGCATGCCCCCCCGGGCAACGGGATTGGGTTGGCGCATATCTTCTTTAACATGTTTGCCTTGGTCTCATTCGGCCCAATAATAGAGCAAACCATTGGCGATAAAAGGTTCTTCCTCTATTACTTTATCTGCGGGTTAGGCGCGCTGGCATGCCAAATAGCGGTGCAAGCATTTGAAATATATTCGGTTACCGGGCATCTATTCGTCCCTGGGGTTACTTTAGAAAATATGGCAACTTATGCTCCTTACCTGGGTTACTCCGAGGCTGGCATTATGAAATTGGCAGGAGTATATAACGTTGGCCTTGTTGGGGCATCAGGAGCAATTTTTGGCGTGCTGGTAGCTTTTGGAATGCTTTATCCTGATCTGGAACTGATGGTGATCCCTATCCCGGTACCGGTAAAGGCGAAATACCTTATCCCTGTTTATATCGTTATCGAATTATATTTAGGCTTTAAACAATTTGCCGGCGACTCGGTAGCGCATACGGCCCACTTAGGCGGCGCGCTGATTGGTTTTATCCTGATAAAAACATGGGGCTACAGCCGCCGCGACCGTTATTATTAA
- a CDS encoding rhomboid family protein: protein MNNLWNEIRFKMLHSGSKIGLLIGINVLVFLLINIPGTIEQLFFKTTNIIDLSFKYLKLPASLPELAKHFWTPITYMFMHAGVLHILYNMVWLYWMGQIFEEYLGNKRILVLYFLGGLVGAAFFVAGMNLIPLFREQGMTGISVVGASAGVMAVVVATATLLPDYQLYLMFIGPVRLKWLAIAFVIMDFLGTAGPNSGGEMAHLGGALIGFLYIKQLQRGNDWNKPLNKLFNPKPKLTVVKGGAGKTIQPSQAEIDRILDKISVSGKDSLSKQEKETLLRASKNDN from the coding sequence ATGAATAACCTGTGGAACGAGATCCGTTTTAAGATGCTGCATTCGGGCAGTAAGATCGGTTTGCTGATAGGCATAAACGTGCTTGTTTTTTTGCTGATCAATATCCCCGGCACCATCGAGCAACTGTTCTTTAAAACCACCAACATCATCGATCTGTCGTTCAAATACCTGAAGCTTCCGGCCAGTCTGCCCGAATTGGCTAAACATTTCTGGACCCCCATTACCTACATGTTTATGCACGCGGGCGTGCTGCATATCCTGTATAATATGGTATGGCTGTATTGGATGGGGCAGATATTTGAAGAATACCTGGGCAACAAGCGCATTTTAGTATTGTATTTTTTAGGCGGGCTGGTAGGCGCCGCGTTTTTTGTAGCGGGGATGAACCTGATCCCTTTATTCCGTGAGCAGGGCATGACCGGTATTTCGGTAGTAGGCGCATCGGCCGGTGTAATGGCTGTTGTTGTGGCTACCGCTACGCTATTGCCCGATTACCAGCTATACCTGATGTTTATAGGCCCGGTACGCCTGAAGTGGCTGGCGATAGCTTTTGTGATCATGGATTTTTTAGGCACGGCTGGCCCTAATTCGGGCGGAGAAATGGCCCACCTGGGTGGCGCGCTGATAGGCTTTTTATATATTAAACAATTACAAAGAGGTAACGATTGGAACAAACCTTTAAACAAACTGTTCAACCCCAAACCCAAACTTACCGTAGTTAAAGGCGGTGCCGGTAAAACTATCCAGCCCAGCCAGGCCGAAATTGACCGGATATTGGATAAAATTTCCGTAAGCGGAAAGGATAGCTTAAGCAAGCAGGAAAAAGAAACCCTATTACGTGCCAGTAAAAATGACAATTAA
- a CDS encoding endonuclease/exonuclease/phosphatase family protein: MNYNVHNFRRDITKEDIPTRREIMQIITHEQPDIIGFEEFLSRKRTWFTMVDSVQKALNTNQYYFQPFLYTTMGMAIFSKYPIVNKGIIWINGPGNLNQCLYIDVKKNNRIFRVYTIHLQSIRFNQDDRKYIDGVKEGKTVMQGSQRIGSKLKQAFLKRSDQVDMIKQHMAACPYPYIIMGDFNDTPSSYAVNQMSKGLKNAFREKGSGLGRTYNGDVPNYQIDYILVSKQFNVLTYGVIRKKLSDHYPVYSDLQLK, encoded by the coding sequence ATGAATTACAATGTGCACAATTTCAGGAGAGACATAACTAAAGAGGATATACCTACCCGACGCGAGATCATGCAGATCATAACGCATGAACAACCTGATATCATTGGATTTGAAGAATTTCTTTCCAGGAAACGAACCTGGTTCACTATGGTCGATTCGGTACAGAAGGCGTTAAATACTAACCAGTATTATTTTCAGCCCTTTTTATACACCACAATGGGAATGGCCATTTTTTCTAAATACCCCATTGTTAATAAAGGTATAATATGGATAAACGGCCCCGGAAACCTTAATCAATGCCTCTATATTGATGTAAAAAAGAACAACCGGATATTCAGGGTATACACCATTCATTTGCAATCTATACGCTTTAACCAGGACGATCGTAAGTATATTGATGGGGTAAAAGAAGGGAAGACCGTCATGCAAGGTTCGCAACGCATAGGTAGCAAACTGAAACAAGCTTTTTTAAAACGAAGCGACCAGGTCGATATGATTAAACAGCACATGGCAGCCTGTCCATACCCATATATTATAATGGGCGATTTTAATGACACACCATCGTCATATGCAGTTAATCAAATGTCGAAAGGTTTAAAGAATGCTTTTCGCGAAAAAGGCTCGGGCCTGGGGCGTACTTACAACGGCGATGTGCCTAACTACCAAATCGATTATATTTTGGTGTCTAAACAGTTTAATGTGCTTACCTATGGGGTCATCCGAAAAAAGCTTTCCGATCATTACCCGGTTTACAGCGATCTGCAATTAAAATAA
- a CDS encoding carbon-nitrogen hydrolase family protein, which yields MKIALASPPFPKSINDGLQWVQKLASEAADAGAKIICFPESYLPGYPAIEYIVEKHSEEQLQDALNKVCGIAAENSIAIVIPMDWYHGGKFLNVAQVVSAKGEVLGYQSKNQLDPTEDNIWEPGTDRHLFEVDGLKFGITICHEGFRYPESVRWAARNGAHMVFHPHLAGSDVQGNIPTAWGSIDNPYYEKAMIMRAAENTIYFASLNYAMKYPESATSLIGPDGKCIAHQPYTEIGVLVVDIELDKATGLLARRFKPGLYA from the coding sequence ATGAAAATAGCCTTAGCTTCGCCACCCTTTCCAAAATCAATAAACGATGGTTTGCAATGGGTGCAAAAGCTGGCAAGTGAAGCAGCCGATGCTGGCGCAAAAATAATTTGCTTCCCCGAATCGTACCTGCCCGGATATCCGGCCATTGAATATATCGTTGAAAAGCACAGCGAAGAGCAACTGCAGGATGCCCTAAATAAGGTGTGCGGTATAGCTGCCGAAAATAGCATTGCTATCGTTATCCCCATGGATTGGTATCATGGTGGAAAGTTTTTAAATGTGGCCCAGGTAGTATCGGCAAAAGGTGAAGTGTTGGGCTATCAAAGCAAAAATCAGTTAGACCCAACCGAGGACAATATTTGGGAGCCGGGAACTGATCGCCATTTGTTTGAAGTTGACGGATTGAAATTCGGCATTACCATTTGCCACGAGGGATTCCGCTATCCTGAGTCGGTACGCTGGGCTGCCCGTAACGGCGCGCATATGGTATTCCATCCACACCTGGCCGGCAGCGATGTGCAGGGTAATATCCCAACCGCATGGGGCAGTATAGACAACCCATATTACGAAAAAGCCATGATCATGCGGGCAGCCGAGAATACTATTTACTTTGCCAGCCTGAATTACGCCATGAAATACCCGGAATCTGCCACCTCATTAATTGGGCCTGATGGTAAATGCATCGCCCATCAGCCATATACCGAAATTGGGGTTTTAGTAGTTGATATCGAGCTGGATAAAGCGACAGGTTTACTGGCCAGGCGATTTAAGCCGGGACTGTATGCATGA